One Vibrio sp. CDRSL-10 TSBA genomic region harbors:
- the btsR gene encoding two-component system response regulator BtsR, whose translation MLSALVIDDEHFAREELIELLAESGQIDVIGEANNAIEGLKKINQLRPEVVFLDIQMPQITGIELLGMLDPETMPKVVFVTAYDQYALQAFEDNAFDYLLKPIDPARLEKTIARLVRSISKPQDYSMLAPNNLDQVPCIGLNRIVIVPTTEVEFAFSDISGVHVQTSQQRATSQLTLKILEEKTPLVRCHRQYLVNTKAIKEIKLLDNGLAEIITRSGHQVPVSRRYLKETQREAGFPLTASLTS comes from the coding sequence ATGTTATCTGCACTGGTTATTGATGACGAGCATTTCGCCCGTGAAGAGCTGATTGAGTTACTGGCGGAAAGCGGCCAGATTGATGTGATTGGCGAGGCCAACAATGCCATCGAAGGACTGAAAAAAATCAACCAGCTACGGCCTGAGGTCGTGTTTCTCGACATTCAGATGCCGCAAATCACCGGCATTGAACTGCTCGGCATGCTCGATCCGGAAACCATGCCCAAGGTGGTCTTTGTCACCGCCTATGATCAGTACGCCCTGCAGGCTTTCGAAGATAATGCGTTTGATTACCTGCTCAAACCGATTGATCCGGCCCGACTGGAAAAAACCATCGCCCGCCTGGTACGCAGTATCAGCAAGCCGCAGGATTACTCCATGCTGGCACCGAACAATTTGGATCAGGTACCCTGTATCGGCTTAAACCGTATCGTGATTGTTCCGACAACCGAGGTCGAATTTGCCTTCAGCGATATCAGTGGCGTGCATGTCCAGACTTCCCAGCAGCGTGCCACCAGCCAGCTGACCCTGAAAATACTGGAAGAAAAAACCCCGCTGGTACGCTGTCATCGCCAGTATCTGGTCAATACCAAGGCGATTAAAGAGATTAAATTACTGGACAACGGTCTGGCTGAAATTATTACCCGCTCAGGCCATCAGGTACCGGTCAGCCGCCGCTACCTCAAAGAAACTCAAAGAGAAGCTGGGTTTCCATTAACCGCCTCTTTAACGTCGTGA
- the nagZ gene encoding beta-N-acetylhexosaminidase, translating to MGPLWLDVEGCELTAEDREILAHPTVGGVILFARNYHDNQQLLALNQAIRQAAKRPILIGVDQEGGRVQRFRDGFSRIPAAQSYARSAQGEQLAEQGGWLMAAELIAHDIDLSFAPVLDKGFECRAIGSRAFGDDVATVLTHSSAFLRGMKSVGMATTGKHFPGHGAVIADSHLETPFDERDSIAADMQIFEAQIKAGLLDAMMPAHVIYPHYDDQPASGSPYWLKRVLREQLGFAGIVFSDDLSMEGAAVMGGPAQRAKQSLQAGCDMVLMCNKRESAVAVLDNLAISEVPQAQLLRKQRSFSYRELQSSAQWKQASQAMQRLVEQFG from the coding sequence ATGGGTCCGTTGTGGCTTGATGTGGAAGGCTGTGAACTGACAGCAGAAGATCGCGAAATACTGGCGCATCCGACGGTCGGTGGGGTGATTCTTTTTGCGCGTAATTATCACGATAACCAGCAGTTGCTTGCGCTTAATCAGGCCATTCGTCAGGCGGCGAAACGGCCGATTCTGATTGGTGTTGACCAGGAAGGGGGGCGGGTGCAGCGTTTTCGTGACGGCTTTAGTCGTATCCCGGCTGCGCAAAGCTATGCCCGCTCTGCACAGGGTGAGCAACTGGCCGAGCAGGGGGGCTGGTTAATGGCCGCTGAGCTGATCGCGCATGACATCGATCTCAGTTTTGCTCCGGTCCTGGACAAAGGTTTTGAATGCCGGGCCATCGGCAGCCGCGCGTTTGGTGACGATGTGGCGACGGTACTGACTCACAGCAGCGCTTTCCTGCGCGGGATGAAGTCGGTCGGCATGGCGACCACGGGCAAACATTTTCCCGGCCACGGCGCTGTGATTGCCGATTCACACCTTGAGACGCCGTTTGATGAGCGCGACAGTATCGCTGCAGATATGCAGATTTTTGAAGCACAAATTAAGGCGGGCTTACTGGATGCCATGATGCCGGCCCATGTTATTTATCCCCATTATGATGATCAGCCTGCCAGTGGCTCACCTTACTGGCTCAAGCGTGTGCTGCGTGAGCAGCTCGGCTTTGCCGGTATTGTCTTTTCTGACGATCTCAGTATGGAAGGGGCTGCGGTGATGGGTGGTCCGGCTCAACGTGCCAAGCAATCACTGCAGGCAGGCTGCGATATGGTACTGATGTGCAATAAGCGCGAGTCAGCTGTCGCGGTGCTGGATAACCTGGCGATCAGTGAGGTGCCGCAAGCGCAGCTGTTGCGTAAACAGCGCAGTTTCAGCTACCGCGAGTTACAGAGCTCAGCGCAGTGGAAACAGGCCAGCCAGGCGATGCAACGTCTGGTCGAACAGTTTGGTTAA
- a CDS encoding PilZ domain-containing protein — MIERRHFSRIIYQAPATIIQGDYQLATCIQDLSLHGLLLWAVDEPDIDPSRLVDVSFMLPDSDINITLSAQLVNQDERILRLTIDHIDIESISHLKRLVELNVGNDSLLHREMEYLADLGDCAAD; from the coding sequence ATGATCGAACGCCGCCACTTCAGCCGCATCATTTACCAGGCTCCCGCAACCATTATTCAGGGAGATTACCAGCTTGCCACCTGCATCCAGGACCTGTCACTGCACGGGCTTTTATTGTGGGCGGTCGATGAACCGGATATTGATCCTTCGCGTCTGGTTGACGTCTCTTTTATGCTACCGGACAGTGATATCAACATCACCCTGAGTGCCCAATTAGTCAACCAGGACGAACGTATCCTGCGTCTGACTATCGATCACATCGATATCGAGAGTATCAGCCACTTAAAACGCCTGGTCGAACTCAATGTCGGCAACGACAGTCTGCTGCACCGCGAGATGGAGTACCTGGCTGATCTTGGTGATTGCGCCGCCGACTAG
- the tyrA gene encoding bifunctional chorismate mutase/prephenate dehydrogenase yields the protein MAVELNELRDQIDAVDKQMVELLARRLALVEKVGEVKSQHGLPIYAPDREAAMLASRREEAERKGVPPQLIEDILRRTMRESYASEKDSGFKCLNPELRSVVIIGGHGQLGGLFARMFKLSGYQVKVLGSKDWDRADEMLSDAGMVVVTVPIHLTLGVIEKLNNLPADCILCDLTSVKNKPLKAMLAAHQGPVVGLHPMFGPDVPSLAKQVIVYCDGRGEEHYQWLLKQFSIWGASLCQIDAAEHDHGMTLIQALRHFTSFAYGLHLSKVNPNLAQLLQLSSPIYRLELAMVGRLFGQDPNLYGDIILSSEENITMIEDFYRNFGQAVKLITDRDKQGFITNFDKVSQWFGEYSQQFMLESQNLLKQANDSIHRG from the coding sequence ATGGCCGTAGAATTAAATGAATTGCGTGATCAGATTGATGCCGTTGACAAGCAGATGGTGGAACTGCTGGCTCGTCGCCTGGCATTGGTCGAGAAAGTTGGTGAAGTAAAAAGTCAGCATGGCTTACCGATTTATGCTCCGGACCGCGAGGCCGCGATGCTCGCGTCCCGCCGTGAAGAAGCGGAGCGTAAAGGGGTACCACCGCAACTCATCGAAGACATTCTGCGTCGTACCATGCGTGAATCCTACGCCAGTGAAAAGGATTCCGGTTTTAAGTGCCTGAATCCAGAGCTGCGCTCGGTTGTGATCATCGGTGGTCACGGTCAGCTTGGCGGTTTGTTCGCGCGGATGTTCAAACTGTCGGGCTACCAGGTCAAAGTGCTGGGCAGCAAAGATTGGGACCGTGCAGACGAAATGCTCAGTGATGCCGGCATGGTGGTGGTTACAGTACCGATCCACCTTACGCTGGGCGTGATAGAAAAACTGAACAATCTGCCGGCTGACTGTATTTTGTGCGACCTGACCTCGGTCAAGAACAAGCCGCTCAAAGCCATGCTTGCGGCGCATCAGGGGCCGGTAGTCGGCCTGCACCCGATGTTTGGTCCGGATGTTCCTAGCCTGGCTAAGCAGGTGATCGTGTACTGTGATGGACGCGGTGAAGAGCATTACCAATGGCTGCTCAAACAATTTTCCATCTGGGGCGCGAGTTTGTGTCAGATTGATGCCGCTGAGCATGACCATGGTATGACCTTGATTCAGGCATTGCGCCACTTTACTTCGTTTGCTTACGGCCTGCATTTGTCGAAAGTGAATCCGAACCTGGCGCAGCTGTTGCAGCTCAGTTCACCGATTTACCGTCTTGAACTGGCGATGGTGGGGCGTTTGTTTGGTCAGGATCCGAATCTGTACGGCGATATTATTCTGTCATCGGAAGAGAATATCACCATGATCGAGGACTTCTACCGTAACTTTGGTCAAGCGGTCAAACTGATTACTGACCGTGACAAACAGGGCTTCATCACCAACTTTGACAAAGTCAGCCAGTGGTTTGGCGAGTACTCCCAGCAATTTATGCTGGAGAGCCAGAATTTATTAAAACAAGCAAATGACTCGATTCATCGAGGCTAA
- the trpR gene encoding trp operon repressor, translated as MSQQPEYDDWSQLMPVVKEAAASDQHTMLLTMLMTPDERESLVARVNILCELLKGELSQRQVSQMLGVGIATITRGSNELKSRTDAERDTLAKLILK; from the coding sequence ATGTCACAACAACCTGAGTACGACGACTGGTCACAATTGATGCCAGTGGTGAAAGAGGCCGCTGCTAGCGATCAGCATACAATGCTGCTGACGATGTTAATGACCCCGGATGAACGTGAGTCGCTGGTCGCACGGGTCAATATTCTGTGTGAGCTGCTCAAAGGTGAACTGTCTCAGCGTCAGGTCAGCCAGATGCTCGGAGTGGGAATTGCAACCATTACCCGTGGTTCTAACGAACTAAAATCCCGCACCGATGCAGAGCGGGATACCTTGGCTAAGCTGATACTGAAATAA